The DNA window GCAGTTGTGAATTTCTGGGCAACTTGGTGCGGACCTTGCAGAGATGAGATGCCAGATCTAAATCAATTAAGCCAAGACTACAAAGACAGAGATGTCGTATTCATAGGAATTGCCGCTGATGATGCTGAGCAGGTAGGTGAATTCTTGGAGTCCACTAAAGTGGAATACAAAATTGTTACTGCAGAGTTTGATGCTATTCCGCTAAGTCAAAGCCTGGGCAATAACAACAGCGTCTTACCCTTTACCTTGATAATAGACCAGACAGGGAAAATACTGGATCGACATGTAGGTAGAATTAAATCAGATGAGATTCGTTCGATTGTTGATGCTGCACTAACATCAAAACAAAACTAATCGAATACCCAATCACTTTTCACTTCATATTTCTCGACTATTAATCCTTGGGGAATGAATTCTAATTCCCCAAGGATTAATGTAACTTCCTTTTCAGCTGGGACTTT is part of the Merismopedia glauca CCAP 1448/3 genome and encodes:
- a CDS encoding TlpA family protein disulfide reductase, translating into MKKITRVAVVIAAITFVAGAIYTEGLGFFPTANKAESNNPVYALSFPDKDKNAYDFSQLRGKVAVVNFWATWCGPCRDEMPDLNQLSQDYKDRDVVFIGIAADDAEQVGEFLESTKVEYKIVTAEFDAIPLSQSLGNNNSVLPFTLIIDQTGKILDRHVGRIKSDEIRSIVDAALTSKQN